The sequence CGATGATCGACTCGATGCGCCCCTTGTCTTCCTTCAGATTCCCGTACACGAGGGCCAGGTAGATCCTCTTTATGCTGTGCACCTTGAATTGGTCGGAGAGCGCGGTGTGCGCCCGGTCGCTCTTGGCGATGACCAGAACGCCCGACGTGTCCTTATCTATGCGGTGCACGATCCCCGGACGCAGCTCGCCTCCGATGCCGGAGAGGTCCTTGCAGTGGGCAAGTAGCGCATTGACGAGGGTACCATCCTCGTTGCCGGCCCCCGGGTGCACCACCATGCCGGCGCCCTTGTTGATCACGATGACATCGGGGTCCTCGTACAGCACCTCGAGCGGGATCTCCTGTGGCTGCGGCTCGGCCGGTGTGGGAGGGGGGACGATGACGGTAACGGCGTCGCCTCCCTTCAGCTTGAGCGAGGCCTTCTGCTTCTGGCCGTTCACCGTGGCGCAGCCGTTGTCGATGAGCCTTGCCGCGGCGGAACGGGTGAGTTCGGGGACGCTGCGGGAAATGAAGCTGTCCAGCCGCTCGGCATCGGTGTCCATGGGGAAAGTTAGTTCGATGGGGTGTT is a genomic window of Geomonas ferrireducens containing:
- a CDS encoding RluA family pseudouridine synthase, which encodes MEHPIELTFPMDTDAERLDSFISRSVPELTRSAAARLIDNGCATVNGQKQKASLKLKGGDAVTVIVPPPTPAEPQPQEIPLEVLYEDPDVIVINKGAGMVVHPGAGNEDGTLVNALLAHCKDLSGIGGELRPGIVHRIDKDTSGVLVIAKSDRAHTALSDQFKVHSIKRIYLALVYGNLKEDKGRIESIIGRHPVDRKKMSGKARNGKNAITHWRVEARFPGITLVRLRLETGRTHQIRVHLSEAGYPLLADEVYGGGSRLAQVKDPVLRQMIKTMGRQALHAKTLGFLHPVTGQYLEFDTELPEDMAGIIAYLTEKAGDME